Proteins from a genomic interval of Corynebacterium deserti GIMN1.010:
- a CDS encoding LysR family transcriptional regulator — protein MDYRQLRYFRAVVDNRSFSAAAKALHMTQPSLSLAVRELEKSFGATLLKREHHGVSLTPEGEIVYETSKNVDEQLHQAKDAVASLRDGTAGSVRLSVAPEYNWSGLADLINHVRRDAPTLEITIYDPDPTQSIENVYQGNADIGIIPNSNPTAFKARHAATFDVRVIKVLPLAVAAPSSWDLGVGSHSDSVGLSELSDYPWLIPVANVWFEGLPEILEREWAAVPGSFPTSVIEVATLQTVLPLVASEAGIAVVPEITETIAPRGVSIYPLTNNIEPLMLLAFWNKKRTITPATQRFLDALEELHPGV, from the coding sequence ATGGACTACCGTCAGCTGCGCTATTTCCGTGCCGTCGTGGACAATCGCTCATTTTCCGCCGCCGCGAAAGCTCTGCACATGACCCAACCCTCCCTCAGCCTTGCCGTACGCGAGTTGGAAAAAAGCTTCGGCGCGACCCTGCTCAAACGAGAACATCATGGAGTCTCACTTACCCCTGAGGGCGAGATTGTGTATGAGACCAGTAAGAACGTCGATGAACAATTACACCAGGCCAAGGATGCGGTGGCATCGCTTCGAGACGGCACCGCTGGCTCTGTCCGATTGTCAGTAGCACCGGAATACAACTGGTCAGGGCTGGCGGATTTAATCAATCATGTACGCCGGGATGCGCCGACGTTGGAGATCACCATCTACGACCCCGACCCCACCCAAAGCATTGAAAACGTCTACCAGGGCAACGCCGACATTGGCATCATCCCGAACTCCAATCCGACAGCATTTAAAGCCCGCCACGCTGCGACTTTCGACGTGCGGGTGATCAAAGTTTTGCCGCTGGCTGTGGCAGCGCCGAGTAGCTGGGATTTGGGGGTGGGGTCTCATTCTGATTCGGTGGGCTTGTCGGAGTTATCGGATTATCCGTGGTTGATTCCTGTTGCCAACGTGTGGTTTGAGGGCTTGCCGGAGATTCTGGAACGGGAGTGGGCTGCGGTTCCAGGGAGCTTTCCGACGAGCGTGATTGAGGTAGCAACTCTTCAGACGGTGTTGCCATTGGTGGCGTCAGAAGCAGGTATCGCCGTGGTTCCCGAGATCACCGAAACGATCGCCCCGCGTGGCGTATCGATTTATCCCCTTACCAACAACATTGAACCTCTCATGCTGCTGGCGTTTTGGAATAAAAAACGTACGATAACGCCAGCAACACAGCGGTTTTTGGATGCGTTGG